A window of Pirellula sp. SH-Sr6A contains these coding sequences:
- a CDS encoding VOC family protein has translation MPQNEKLDYVELPSSDLPSTKAFFEKAFGWTFVDYGPDYTSFSDQGLNGGFFHSDQCSSTSHGAALLVFFSDNLERTLAKVVDAGGTIVKPTFSFPGGRRFHFTEPCGSEFAVWSDSDAAD, from the coding sequence ATGCCACAAAATGAAAAGCTGGATTACGTCGAGCTTCCTTCATCCGATTTGCCATCGACAAAAGCATTCTTTGAAAAGGCATTCGGTTGGACGTTTGTCGACTACGGCCCTGATTACACCTCATTTTCGGACCAGGGATTGAACGGCGGATTCTTCCATTCCGATCAGTGCTCCAGTACGTCGCATGGGGCCGCACTCTTGGTCTTCTTCAGCGACAACCTAGAGCGAACACTTGCCAAGGTTGTGGATGCGGGTGGCACGATTGTCAAACCAACGTTTTCGTTTCCCGGTGGCCGCCGTTTCCACTTCACCGAGCCATGCGGGAGCGAGTTTGCGGTCTGGTCCGACTCGGACGCCGCCGATTAG
- a CDS encoding acyl-CoA desaturase produces MSVTDLIEEANADAELVATTDLMQRVPYPKSATPLRIYWLYLIPLVVLHVLALLAFAPWFFTWSGLIVAIAGHFVFGMLGITVGYHRLLTHRGFTCPKWLEHTFAILGICNLQDSPARWVAIHRMHHQHSDHQPDPHTPLANLMWAHVGWVVYRNRDHDSVTSFERYARDLLKDPFYMKLERRGMWVKVFWLHAAIVALLGGIFGWFFDGWNGFIQTGASWLVWGVFVRTIVVLHGTWSVNSIGHVFGYKNYKTRDDSRNNWFVALISHGEGWHNNHHAQPRAAHHGHRWFEFDMSWWVIRGLEAVGLAKDVVRAKPTAS; encoded by the coding sequence ATGAGCGTTACTGATTTAATTGAAGAAGCCAACGCAGACGCGGAACTTGTTGCTACCACAGATCTCATGCAGCGGGTTCCTTACCCGAAAAGCGCGACCCCGCTTCGGATCTACTGGCTCTATCTGATACCGCTGGTCGTCCTGCATGTTTTAGCTTTGCTAGCCTTTGCACCATGGTTTTTCACCTGGTCCGGCTTGATAGTGGCTATCGCTGGGCACTTTGTTTTCGGAATGCTTGGGATCACAGTCGGCTACCATCGCTTGCTAACGCATCGTGGCTTTACGTGTCCGAAATGGTTGGAGCATACGTTTGCGATTTTGGGAATTTGCAATTTGCAGGATAGCCCCGCCCGCTGGGTTGCGATCCACCGCATGCATCACCAGCACAGCGATCACCAGCCTGACCCGCACACGCCTCTCGCGAATTTGATGTGGGCACACGTAGGGTGGGTTGTCTACAGGAATCGGGATCATGATTCCGTGACCAGTTTCGAGCGCTACGCCCGAGATCTGCTCAAAGATCCGTTCTACATGAAGCTAGAAAGACGGGGGATGTGGGTCAAAGTCTTTTGGCTCCATGCCGCCATCGTCGCCTTGCTCGGTGGAATTTTTGGATGGTTCTTCGATGGCTGGAATGGCTTCATCCAGACCGGGGCAAGCTGGTTGGTATGGGGCGTGTTTGTTCGGACGATTGTCGTGTTACACGGCACATGGAGTGTGAATTCGATTGGCCACGTGTTTGGTTACAAGAATTACAAGACCCGTGACGATAGCCGCAACAACTGGTTCGTGGCCTTGATCTCTCACGGTGAGGGCTGGCACAACAATCATCACGCCCAGCCCCGCGCAGCCCACCATGGCCACCGCTGGTTTGAATTCGACATGTCGTGGTGGGTGATCCGCGGACTGGAAGCGGTCGGCCTTGCGAAAGATGTCGTGAGAGCCAAACCAACGGCGAGCTAA
- a CDS encoding NAD-dependent epimerase/dehydratase family protein, producing the protein MRSHSQAILITGSTGFVGRHLTAALVQHGMEVYGTSRSAAGDEVLRSAGCHPVRIDLERASFPLTPGALPDVGTVFHLAGKLSGSPEEMNAVNQVGTKKIADYYARHGAGTRLIHVSSVAAGGPSSESCPKKESDPSKPISHYGMSKLAGEEIVRQFASSLPSTIIRPGIVFGPGDKEFLRLIKALYRVRLNPLIGTGRQPLAFVEVSDLITLLLRCMDRGERIASDDRPNGAAPILGQGIYNAADAEPLSIYELGRIFREATGRLVLPLRMPASLAWCLGALGEGTAKLTRMSSTLTRDKIREATASGWWVSPEKAARQLDWAPKMPLRETMKAWIVDCMHQGLL; encoded by the coding sequence ATGCGTTCCCATTCTCAAGCGATTCTTATCACCGGCTCGACTGGATTTGTTGGTCGGCATCTTACGGCTGCTCTGGTTCAACATGGGATGGAAGTCTATGGAACTTCCCGTTCCGCAGCCGGTGACGAGGTGTTGCGCTCAGCGGGCTGCCATCCCGTCCGAATCGACCTGGAACGAGCTTCCTTTCCATTAACTCCCGGAGCGTTGCCGGACGTAGGGACCGTGTTCCACCTTGCAGGAAAATTGTCTGGCTCCCCGGAAGAAATGAATGCTGTCAATCAGGTCGGAACGAAAAAGATCGCGGACTACTATGCACGGCATGGTGCTGGGACGCGATTGATACATGTTAGTTCTGTGGCAGCTGGAGGCCCTTCGAGCGAATCCTGTCCCAAGAAGGAATCGGATCCTTCAAAACCCATTTCGCATTACGGAATGAGCAAACTGGCGGGTGAGGAGATAGTTCGCCAATTCGCTTCCTCGCTCCCATCCACGATCATCCGGCCTGGAATCGTTTTTGGTCCCGGGGACAAGGAATTTCTTAGATTGATCAAGGCGTTGTATCGCGTTCGACTCAACCCGTTGATCGGGACTGGGCGACAGCCATTAGCCTTCGTGGAAGTCAGCGATTTGATTACGCTGCTCCTTCGATGCATGGATCGCGGTGAGCGGATTGCGAGTGACGATCGACCCAATGGGGCCGCACCGATTCTCGGTCAAGGGATTTACAATGCAGCCGATGCGGAGCCGCTCTCGATCTATGAGCTTGGTCGTATCTTTCGTGAGGCAACTGGTCGATTGGTTCTGCCTCTTCGAATGCCAGCCTCGCTAGCCTGGTGTTTGGGAGCGCTCGGGGAGGGGACGGCAAAGTTGACTCGCATGTCCTCGACCTTGACGCGTGACAAGATTCGCGAAGCGACGGCATCGGGCTGGTGGGTAAGTCCCGAGAAGGCCGCTCGTCAACTGGACTGGGCCCCAAAGATGCCTTTGCGAGAAACCATGAAGGCTTGGATCGTCGATTGTATGCATCAGGGCCTTCTTTAG
- a CDS encoding response regulator — MSTPKILIADDNAQNRELLEAFLAKIDCETAFAVDGQDTLDKVASFSPDLILLDVMMPKLNGFEVCRQLKSEKQTSRIMILMVTALSELGDIERAVEAGTDDFLSKPVNSHELQKRVKNMLRLKGTEDELERLREYIRSMEEAN, encoded by the coding sequence ATGAGCACCCCCAAGATTCTGATCGCGGACGACAACGCGCAAAACCGTGAACTGCTCGAGGCCTTTTTGGCGAAGATCGATTGCGAAACGGCGTTTGCCGTCGACGGCCAAGACACCCTCGACAAAGTGGCATCCTTTTCGCCCGATCTGATTTTGCTCGACGTGATGATGCCCAAGCTCAATGGATTTGAAGTTTGCAGGCAGCTAAAGTCCGAGAAACAAACATCTCGAATCATGATCCTCATGGTCACCGCACTCAGCGAGCTCGGTGACATCGAACGGGCGGTCGAAGCGGGCACCGATGACTTTCTGTCCAAACCGGTCAACTCGCATGAGCTTCAAAAACGCGTCAAAAACATGCTCCGCCTCAAAGGTACGGAAGACGAGTTGGAGAGGCTGCGAGAATACATCCGTTCCATGGAAGAAGCCAACTGA
- the glyA gene encoding serine hydroxymethyltransferase, with translation MSILQNQDPAIWSAIESEALRQQEGLEMIASENYTSPAVMQAVGSILTNKYAEGYPGRRYYGGCEYVDVVETIAIDRAKELFGAEHANVQPHSGSQANTAVYLSALQPGDVVLGLDLAQGGHLTHGMHLNISGKLYKFFAYGVDPVHHRIDFDQVAKLAREHKPKLIVAGASAYPREIFHDKFAEIAKETGAKLLVDMAHYAGLVAAGIHNSPVPYADYVTTTTHKTLRGPRAGLILCKNEYAKGINSAVFPGIQGGPLMHVIAGKAVCFGEALQPSFKEYGKNVVANASALADSLLGHGLRLISGGTDNHLVLVDVTSFGIGGKIAEKALDACGITVNMNMIPFDTRKPMDPSGIRIGAPALTTRGMGIEEFKTIGGWIATALKKHDDTDALAGIREEVKQLANQFPVPAAGLAVAV, from the coding sequence ATGTCCATACTTCAAAATCAGGATCCCGCTATTTGGTCTGCGATCGAGAGCGAGGCTTTGCGCCAGCAGGAAGGCCTCGAAATGATCGCCAGCGAAAACTACACCAGTCCTGCAGTGATGCAGGCTGTCGGTAGCATCCTGACGAACAAGTACGCGGAGGGTTATCCAGGTCGCCGCTATTACGGCGGTTGCGAATATGTGGATGTCGTCGAGACGATCGCAATCGATAGGGCCAAAGAGCTCTTCGGAGCCGAGCACGCGAATGTGCAGCCTCACTCAGGTTCTCAAGCGAATACAGCGGTCTATTTGTCCGCACTGCAACCGGGCGATGTCGTCCTAGGCTTGGACTTGGCACAAGGGGGGCATTTGACCCACGGCATGCACCTCAATATCAGCGGGAAGCTGTACAAGTTTTTTGCGTACGGCGTCGATCCGGTCCACCATCGCATTGACTTTGACCAGGTCGCTAAGTTGGCTCGTGAGCACAAACCCAAACTGATCGTCGCTGGCGCTAGCGCGTATCCACGGGAAATCTTCCACGATAAATTCGCTGAGATCGCAAAGGAGACCGGGGCGAAACTGTTGGTAGACATGGCCCACTATGCAGGTTTGGTCGCGGCAGGCATTCACAACTCGCCGGTTCCCTATGCCGACTACGTCACCACCACCACGCACAAGACATTGCGAGGTCCCAGAGCGGGCCTCATTCTTTGCAAGAACGAATACGCAAAAGGGATCAACAGCGCAGTCTTCCCTGGAATTCAGGGTGGGCCCTTGATGCACGTTATCGCCGGCAAGGCCGTTTGTTTCGGAGAAGCCCTGCAGCCGTCGTTCAAAGAATATGGCAAGAACGTGGTCGCCAATGCGAGCGCTTTAGCAGATTCGTTGCTCGGTCATGGCCTGCGATTGATCAGCGGCGGCACCGATAACCATTTGGTCCTCGTCGACGTCACCAGCTTCGGAATCGGCGGTAAGATCGCAGAAAAAGCTCTCGATGCGTGCGGTATCACCGTGAACATGAACATGATTCCATTCGACACCCGAAAACCGATGGATCCCAGCGGTATCCGAATCGGCGCCCCAGCTCTGACGACACGAGGCATGGGAATCGAGGAGTTCAAAACCATTGGTGGGTGGATCGCGACAGCCCTCAAGAAACATGACGATACCGATGCACTCGCCGGGATTCGCGAAGAAGTCAAACAACTCGCCAATCAGTTTCCAGTTCCGGCCGCCGGTTTGGCAGTCGCCGTTTAG
- a CDS encoding ABC transporter permease: MFLFQNPVLQRELIVNLRTPRAFLLMLLYQVALAVVILIAYPQDAKIDLSRESASAQRLVDFFFVGQFAIASLMAPSFTSGAITGEKERKTYEMLLASPLRPAVIVAGKLIAALAHLVVLVSGSLPIIMLCLPLGGVSIYELLGAYIGLLSAIFLFGSISMYCSSHFKRTSSSLVVSYVFILPILITGVVAWLWLAKQSDLRLFLATTIVPAFCITIGSLLLWVTAHRLLYPPDIGSQGNEVVDLEKEQREAVGLVIQRDQFPDNLFAPPRRKTLMQDNANPVYDKEMHAELFSQGSLMLRLVIQISMLLAIPLMAAFLFLMPIYAAYYAGFVLVFNILVAPVFMAGSITSERERQTIDLLLTTTVSSWSILWGKLLAGYRVSFVLTSFLMFPMVLALLPLTELSDNWPSMLAYFGIIVVASMFNAILALFLSTVVRKTSTAMMLTYSTLLGLYCLPVAIYFLVWSFSTQELDLTALKFIGISSPFMAVDSAPLAAMQAGPMAGRGVAKAGSWGLIAAYIALTLGASAILLAINVLLFRARWRLTGRG, translated from the coding sequence ATGTTTCTCTTTCAAAACCCAGTGCTCCAGCGCGAGCTAATCGTCAACCTGCGCACGCCCCGCGCATTCCTGTTGATGCTCCTCTATCAAGTCGCTTTGGCTGTGGTCATCTTGATCGCCTATCCGCAGGATGCCAAGATCGATTTGAGTCGCGAATCCGCTTCGGCGCAGCGGCTTGTCGATTTCTTTTTTGTAGGTCAATTCGCCATCGCGTCGCTGATGGCGCCAAGCTTTACGTCCGGCGCCATAACCGGTGAGAAGGAACGAAAAACCTATGAAATGCTCTTGGCGAGTCCCCTTCGCCCCGCGGTGATCGTTGCAGGAAAACTGATTGCGGCATTGGCGCATTTGGTTGTGTTGGTGTCGGGTTCGCTCCCGATCATCATGCTTTGTTTGCCGTTGGGAGGCGTTTCCATCTATGAGTTGCTCGGGGCCTATATCGGGTTGCTGTCCGCGATCTTTCTGTTTGGCTCGATCAGTATGTATTGTTCTAGTCACTTCAAACGAACCAGCTCTTCGTTGGTGGTGAGCTATGTTTTCATCTTGCCGATTTTGATCACCGGGGTAGTTGCATGGTTGTGGCTCGCCAAACAAAGCGATTTACGACTGTTCCTGGCGACCACTATCGTTCCGGCGTTTTGCATAACCATCGGTTCACTCCTCTTGTGGGTGACTGCCCATCGATTGCTTTATCCGCCTGATATTGGAAGCCAGGGAAACGAAGTCGTGGACTTGGAGAAGGAGCAGCGAGAAGCAGTTGGGCTAGTTATTCAACGCGATCAGTTTCCCGACAATCTCTTCGCCCCACCTCGTCGCAAGACGCTGATGCAAGACAACGCGAACCCAGTCTACGACAAGGAAATGCATGCCGAGTTGTTTAGCCAAGGGAGCTTGATGCTCCGCTTGGTCATTCAGATAAGCATGCTATTGGCGATTCCATTGATGGCGGCATTTCTGTTTTTGATGCCCATCTACGCGGCTTACTATGCCGGGTTTGTGTTGGTGTTCAACATATTGGTCGCTCCTGTGTTCATGGCCGGTAGCATCACGAGCGAGCGGGAGAGACAGACCATCGATTTGCTGCTCACGACCACGGTTTCCTCGTGGAGCATCCTTTGGGGCAAGCTATTAGCCGGATATCGCGTCTCGTTTGTCCTCACCTCCTTTCTCATGTTCCCGATGGTACTCGCCCTCCTGCCATTGACGGAATTATCGGACAACTGGCCATCGATGCTCGCGTACTTTGGCATCATCGTGGTGGCCTCCATGTTCAACGCCATTCTCGCGTTGTTTTTGTCCACCGTGGTTCGCAAAACGAGCACCGCCATGATGCTCACCTACTCGACCCTGTTAGGACTCTACTGCCTCCCGGTCGCGATCTACTTTTTGGTCTGGTCCTTTTCGACCCAAGAATTGGATTTGACGGCTTTGAAATTCATTGGGATTTCCAGTCCTTTCATGGCGGTCGACAGTGCGCCTTTAGCAGCTATGCAGGCTGGGCCGATGGCAGGGCGTGGAGTGGCGAAAGCCGGTTCTTGGGGGCTTATTGCAGCCTATATCGCGTTGACGCTCGGGGCTTCTGCAATTCTACTAGCGATCAATGTGTTGCTCTTCCGCGCTAGATGGCGGTTAACCGGCCGAGGTTGA